The Sinomonas sp. P10A9 genome includes a window with the following:
- the ndk gene encoding nucleoside-diphosphate kinase: MTTERTLVLVKPDGVSRGLTGAILARVEAKGYRLAALEQLTPGRELLAEHYAEHEGKPFYEPLLEFMASGPVVAAIFEGERVIEAFRSLAGATDPTVAAPGTIRGDFGRDWGLKVQQNLVHGSDSPESAEREIAIWFSA, encoded by the coding sequence GTGACTACCGAACGCACCCTTGTTCTCGTCAAGCCGGACGGCGTCTCGCGCGGCCTGACCGGAGCCATCCTCGCCCGCGTCGAGGCGAAGGGGTACCGGCTCGCCGCCCTCGAGCAGCTCACCCCGGGCCGCGAGCTCCTCGCCGAGCACTACGCCGAGCACGAGGGCAAGCCCTTCTACGAGCCCCTCCTCGAGTTCATGGCGAGCGGTCCGGTGGTCGCGGCGATCTTCGAGGGGGAGCGCGTCATCGAAGCTTTCCGCTCGCTCGCCGGCGCCACGGATCCGACCGTCGCGGCTCCCGGGACCATCCGCGGGGACTTCGGCCGTGACTGGGGGCTCAAGGTCCAGCAGAATCTCGTCCACGGCTCGGACTCGCCGGAGTCGGCCGAGCGCGAGATCGCCATCTGGTTCTCCGCCTGA
- a CDS encoding vitamin K epoxide reductase family protein — protein MTPQTSASRANPATERSSVPSTADRSGADPQDSAVHVMTRAKPFAWLLLITSVVGWLASGDLVLEKLEKLINPAHTTICDVNPWVSCGEVMSTWQSSLFGFPNMFIGIVAFAVTTTVAMAILSGAAFARWFWIGLQIGVTLGFVFVVWLWSQALYSIGILCPLCMVVWSMTIPMFVWTTIRNIVHGIIPAPAGVARGIADWGWVIVAVGYVAVIATIFFRFLHMFIPSTM, from the coding sequence ATGACCCCCCAGACCAGCGCCAGCCGGGCCAACCCGGCCACCGAACGCAGCAGCGTTCCGTCTACAGCAGACCGCAGTGGCGCTGACCCGCAGGATTCCGCCGTCCACGTCATGACGCGTGCCAAGCCGTTCGCCTGGCTCCTCCTGATCACGAGCGTGGTCGGCTGGCTCGCCTCGGGCGATCTGGTCCTCGAGAAGCTCGAGAAGCTCATCAATCCGGCTCACACGACGATCTGCGACGTGAATCCGTGGGTCTCGTGCGGCGAGGTCATGAGCACGTGGCAGAGTTCCCTCTTCGGATTCCCGAACATGTTCATCGGCATCGTGGCCTTCGCGGTCACGACCACGGTGGCCATGGCCATCCTCTCGGGGGCGGCGTTCGCACGGTGGTTCTGGATCGGCCTGCAGATCGGCGTCACGCTCGGCTTCGTATTCGTCGTGTGGCTGTGGAGCCAGGCCCTCTACTCAATCGGGATCCTGTGCCCGCTGTGCATGGTCGTGTGGTCGATGACGATCCCGATGTTCGTCTGGACCACAATCCGCAACATCGTCCACGGCATCATCCCCGCGCCGGCCGGTGTGGCCCGTGGCATCGCCGACTGGGGCTGGGTGATCGTGGCCGTCGGCTACGTGGCCGTCATCGCCACGATCTTCTTCCGCTTCCTCCACATGTTCATCCCCTCCACCATGTAG
- a CDS encoding Rne/Rng family ribonuclease, which produces MDIEQQPGGSTPDAAPADQQDKPRRTSRRRSASAPTGAPAATADATAAPVDAAPVDVAPAAGPGEDAAAGEAPASPAKRATRSRRKAAAPTEEAEDTTPETATADSSNATAAVADLPAAEDSTEPEAAPGEKPAQARSRRRTSARAAAVKAETSLPERQEPEPEETKPAAEPVRDEPAAARRAKSSVRARRRASTSAGPTAAEPAPTTQAEPQPQTGKAVAEEKPARAGRARTARGAASAAAATSDQRGADRETAPVTPTAGTTTAGTTTAEATIAEGTAIAAASANGAEPEDVSEKPQGARGVLFSEQLSPTSMIFQAPDLSTIVRPTPAVEPVDEEEQDENDDDTDVASRRRRRSRGRRSRTARGAEGAEGSEEQGEEDGEAHEEESEEVTSRRRRRRRRGDVDLELEGGLDDDPPGTVTRVRAPRTPSESTSTRVQSVKGSTRLEAKKQRRRESRESGRRRHVITEAEFLARRESVDRQMVVRQNEDRIQIAVLEDGLLAEHFVSKTQQDSLIGNVYLGRVQNVLPSMEAAFVDIGRGRNAVLYAGEVNWDAAGLDGAPRRIENALKSGDSVLVQVTKDPVGHKGARLTSQISLPGRYLVYVPGGSMTGISRKLPDVERTRLKKILKDRLPEDAGVIVRTAAEGASEEELTHDINRLRSQWESIQGQATSTKVLAPELLYGEPDLTIKVVRDVFNEDFSKLIVSGDEAWDTIEAYVTYVAPDLLGRLEKYQGDEDIFAQWRVDEQIHKALDRKVFLPSGGSLVIDRTEAMTVVDVNTGKFTGSGGNLEETVTKNNLEAAEEIVRQLRLRDIGGIIVIDFIDMVLESNRDLVLRRLVECLGRDRTKHQVAEVTSLGLVQMTRKRMGTGLLEVFSETCEVCAGRGVITYDEPVERGNGRPSAPAVEHQAPRVTEVNGAAAGRKRRRRGGGQPADAPATPAAAPEPPVDDAERQARAQATRAALAAVAAAAHAAHAHDADMHPEAHTEATEHAGAPSAPVQAPVPAAGTEAPQKSPTAAVAASAPAAQAEATHAADVVRVPAGDAEHLSVLTIGGERIELPHGDVVHEPPAPEPVLSLDALSQAFDQITGERHTTSEGEARPGRRRSRGARSGQGSAEVTRVEASEGAVGGQTRSASPAPRTEPQTPPEDGGPLILGVGVPASEL; this is translated from the coding sequence ATGGATATCGAACAGCAGCCCGGCGGCTCGACCCCGGATGCAGCACCGGCGGACCAGCAGGACAAGCCCCGCCGTACCTCCCGCCGCCGTAGCGCCTCGGCGCCCACCGGCGCCCCCGCCGCGACGGCGGACGCCACTGCGGCACCCGTTGACGCGGCACCGGTCGACGTGGCCCCCGCGGCAGGTCCCGGTGAGGACGCGGCCGCTGGCGAGGCCCCGGCCTCTCCGGCCAAGCGGGCGACCCGCAGCCGCCGCAAGGCCGCTGCTCCGACCGAGGAGGCCGAAGACACCACGCCGGAGACGGCCACCGCGGACAGCTCAAACGCCACCGCGGCCGTTGCGGACCTTCCTGCGGCCGAGGATTCTACCGAGCCGGAGGCCGCACCCGGGGAGAAGCCGGCGCAGGCGCGGTCGCGGCGCCGCACGTCAGCCCGCGCAGCGGCCGTCAAGGCGGAGACGAGCCTCCCCGAGCGGCAGGAACCCGAGCCTGAAGAAACGAAGCCGGCCGCCGAGCCCGTTCGCGACGAGCCAGCCGCGGCACGGCGTGCGAAGAGTTCGGTCCGCGCCCGCCGGAGGGCATCGACGAGCGCTGGGCCAACCGCTGCCGAGCCCGCACCCACCACGCAAGCCGAGCCGCAGCCGCAGACGGGGAAGGCCGTCGCCGAGGAGAAGCCCGCTCGAGCAGGGCGCGCACGCACCGCCCGCGGCGCGGCTTCCGCGGCAGCCGCCACCTCCGATCAGCGAGGCGCAGACCGCGAAACCGCGCCAGTGACCCCGACAGCTGGGACCACTACGGCAGGGACCACCACAGCAGAGGCCACGATCGCAGAGGGAACCGCAATTGCCGCGGCCTCGGCCAACGGCGCCGAGCCGGAGGACGTGTCTGAGAAGCCCCAGGGCGCACGCGGGGTGCTGTTCAGCGAGCAGCTTTCCCCGACCTCGATGATCTTCCAGGCGCCGGACCTCAGCACCATCGTCCGGCCCACTCCTGCCGTCGAGCCCGTCGACGAGGAAGAGCAGGACGAGAACGACGACGACACCGATGTCGCGAGCCGCCGCCGCCGCCGTAGCCGGGGGCGCCGGAGCCGGACCGCTCGCGGCGCCGAGGGTGCTGAGGGCTCCGAGGAGCAGGGCGAAGAGGACGGCGAGGCGCACGAGGAGGAGTCCGAGGAGGTCACCTCGCGCCGTCGTCGGCGCCGTCGTCGCGGAGACGTGGACCTCGAGCTCGAAGGCGGTCTCGATGACGATCCGCCCGGAACGGTCACCCGCGTCCGGGCGCCGCGGACGCCGTCGGAGTCCACGAGCACGCGTGTCCAGAGTGTCAAGGGCTCGACCCGCCTCGAGGCGAAGAAGCAGCGCCGCCGTGAGTCCCGCGAATCCGGCCGCCGTCGTCACGTGATCACCGAGGCCGAGTTCCTGGCCCGGCGCGAGTCGGTGGACCGGCAGATGGTGGTCCGCCAGAACGAGGACCGCATCCAGATCGCGGTCCTCGAGGACGGTCTGCTCGCGGAGCACTTCGTGTCCAAGACCCAGCAGGACTCGCTCATCGGCAACGTCTATCTGGGCCGGGTGCAGAACGTGCTCCCGTCCATGGAAGCGGCCTTCGTCGACATCGGGCGCGGCCGGAACGCCGTGCTGTACGCGGGAGAGGTCAACTGGGACGCGGCAGGGCTCGACGGCGCCCCGCGCCGTATCGAGAACGCGCTCAAATCCGGAGACTCCGTCCTCGTGCAGGTCACGAAGGATCCGGTCGGCCACAAGGGTGCACGCCTCACGAGCCAGATCTCCCTGCCGGGGCGCTACCTCGTGTACGTACCCGGCGGCTCCATGACCGGCATCTCGCGCAAGCTGCCCGACGTCGAGCGCACGCGCCTGAAGAAGATCCTCAAGGACCGACTCCCCGAGGATGCCGGCGTCATCGTCCGGACCGCCGCCGAGGGGGCAAGCGAGGAAGAGCTCACGCACGACATCAACCGTCTGCGCTCCCAGTGGGAGTCGATCCAGGGCCAGGCCACCTCAACCAAGGTCCTCGCCCCCGAGCTCCTCTACGGCGAGCCGGACCTGACCATCAAGGTGGTCCGCGACGTCTTCAATGAGGACTTCTCGAAGCTCATCGTGAGCGGCGACGAGGCCTGGGACACGATCGAGGCCTACGTGACCTACGTGGCCCCGGACCTGCTGGGCCGGCTCGAGAAGTACCAGGGTGACGAGGACATCTTCGCCCAGTGGCGCGTCGACGAGCAGATCCACAAGGCGCTCGACCGCAAGGTGTTCCTTCCCTCGGGCGGCTCCCTCGTGATCGACCGGACCGAGGCCATGACCGTGGTCGACGTCAACACGGGAAAGTTCACAGGCTCAGGGGGCAACCTCGAGGAGACGGTGACGAAGAACAACCTCGAGGCCGCTGAGGAGATCGTCCGCCAGCTGCGGCTGCGCGACATCGGCGGCATCATCGTGATCGACTTCATCGACATGGTGCTCGAATCCAACCGCGATCTCGTCCTGCGCCGTCTCGTCGAGTGCCTCGGCCGCGACCGGACCAAGCACCAGGTCGCCGAGGTCACCTCGCTCGGCCTCGTGCAGATGACCCGCAAGCGGATGGGAACAGGGCTCCTCGAGGTCTTCAGCGAGACCTGCGAGGTCTGCGCGGGCCGCGGCGTCATCACCTACGACGAGCCGGTCGAGCGCGGTAATGGCCGTCCCTCGGCCCCGGCCGTTGAGCACCAGGCGCCCCGCGTCACCGAAGTCAACGGTGCCGCTGCTGGCCGTAAGCGCCGCCGTCGGGGGGGCGGCCAGCCGGCCGATGCCCCCGCGACTCCGGCCGCGGCGCCGGAACCCCCTGTCGACGACGCCGAGCGGCAGGCCCGCGCCCAGGCCACCCGGGCTGCCCTTGCGGCGGTTGCGGCCGCGGCGCACGCGGCGCACGCCCACGATGCCGACATGCATCCTGAGGCCCACACCGAGGCGACGGAGCATGCCGGGGCACCTTCAGCACCGGTACAGGCACCGGTGCCGGCTGCTGGGACGGAGGCGCCCCAGAAGTCGCCGACCGCCGCGGTCGCGGCCTCTGCACCGGCGGCGCAGGCCGAGGCCACCCACGCAGCGGACGTTGTCCGCGTGCCGGCGGGAGACGCGGAGCACCTCTCTGTCCTCACCATCGGCGGCGAGCGGATCGAACTCCCGCACGGAGACGTCGTCCACGAGCCGCCAGCGCCGGAGCCGGTCCTGAGCCTCGACGCCCTGAGCCAGGCCTTCGACCAGATCACCGGCGAGCGCCACACGACATCCGAGGGGGAGGCGCGCCCGGGCCGCCGCCGCTCCCGCGGTGCGCGCAGCGGCCAGGGTTCCGCCGAGGTGACCCGCGTGGAAGCGTCCGAGGGCGCCGTCGGCGGCCAGACCCGCTCCGCGTCACCGGCACCGCGCACCGAACCGCAGACGCCGCCGGAGGATGGCGGTCCGCTCATCCTCGGGGTCGGCGTACCGGCGTCGGAGCTGTAG
- the rplU gene encoding 50S ribosomal protein L21, whose product MVYAIVRAGGRQEKVSVGDYVTLNRVAGEAGSTIELPALLLVDGEKVTSAAAELAQVTVTAEVLEDLRGPKIVIQKYKNKTGYKKRQGHRQELTKVKITGINA is encoded by the coding sequence GTGGTGTACGCGATTGTCCGCGCCGGCGGCCGTCAGGAGAAGGTTTCCGTCGGAGACTACGTCACCCTCAACCGCGTGGCCGGTGAGGCTGGCAGCACTATCGAGCTGCCCGCCCTCCTGCTGGTCGACGGTGAGAAGGTTACCTCTGCCGCTGCTGAGCTGGCTCAGGTGACGGTCACGGCCGAGGTCCTCGAAGACCTCCGTGGCCCGAAGATCGTCATTCAGAAGTACAAGAACAAGACCGGTTACAAGAAGCGCCAGGGCCACCGCCAGGAGCTGACCAAGGTCAAGATCACCGGCATCAACGCCTGA
- the rpmA gene encoding 50S ribosomal protein L27 gives MAHKKGASSTRNGRDSNAQFLGVKRFGGQTVNAGEIIVRQRGTHFHPGNGVGRGKDDTLFALTPGAVQFGTRRGRRVVDIVAAQA, from the coding sequence ATGGCACATAAGAAGGGCGCAAGCTCCACTCGCAACGGCCGCGACTCGAACGCTCAGTTCCTTGGCGTCAAGCGCTTCGGCGGCCAGACTGTCAACGCTGGCGAGATCATCGTCCGCCAGCGCGGCACGCATTTCCACCCGGGCAACGGCGTCGGCCGCGGCAAGGACGACACTCTGTTCGCCCTGACGCCCGGTGCGGTCCAGTTCGGTACCCGTCGCGGCCGCCGCGTCGTGGACATCGTCGCTGCGCAGGCATAA
- the thiD gene encoding bifunctional hydroxymethylpyrimidine kinase/phosphomethylpyrimidine kinase: MPGTARVPRVLSIAGSDPSGGAGIQADLKSIAAMGGYGMCAITALTAQNTRGVTAVHTPPPEFLAAQLEAVGSDIAVDAVKIGMLADAEVIRTVAAWLDATRPDVVVLDPVMVATSGDRLLAPDAEEALRGLLTRAHLITPNLPELAALLGEPTASTWAVALDQGTRLSERTGATVLVKGGHLAGSSCPDALVDANHPEGPLIAEFGGERIDTPNTHGTGCSLSSALATVQARTGDWQRSLAVAKAWLRGALEASGELEVGHGHGPVHHFHHAQASVPLAEGEFTDSLWEDTAKVRAEIDALPFIAELDGGTLPEAHFAYYLTQDALYLNGYSRVLARASALAPSEEEQAFWAEGARVCLAVEAELHRTWLSRHPVQAHDAAGQRLPDVSPSGASRGGAPRSGADGAGRPGPVTKAYVDHLLAASASGSYAVLAAAALPCYWIYAEVGSALHARHAGRPESGKHPYAEWIGTYADEAFAASTRRAIAYTDAAGRRASAPEREAMREAFMASSVYEREFFDAPRRYA; this comes from the coding sequence GTGCCTGGTACAGCCCGGGTTCCCCGGGTTCTGAGCATTGCCGGCTCCGATCCTTCGGGCGGAGCCGGCATCCAGGCCGACCTCAAGAGCATCGCCGCGATGGGCGGATACGGGATGTGTGCCATCACGGCACTCACCGCGCAGAACACTCGCGGTGTCACGGCAGTCCACACGCCGCCGCCTGAGTTCCTCGCCGCCCAGCTCGAGGCCGTCGGCAGCGACATCGCGGTGGACGCCGTCAAGATCGGCATGCTCGCCGATGCGGAGGTGATCCGCACCGTGGCGGCATGGCTCGACGCGACACGGCCGGACGTCGTCGTGCTCGATCCCGTGATGGTCGCCACGAGCGGTGACCGGCTGCTCGCGCCCGACGCCGAGGAAGCCCTTCGCGGTCTGCTGACGCGGGCGCACCTCATCACGCCGAACCTGCCCGAGCTGGCCGCGCTCCTCGGGGAGCCGACAGCGTCCACGTGGGCCGTGGCCCTTGACCAGGGCACGCGGCTGTCCGAGCGCACGGGCGCGACGGTGCTCGTGAAGGGCGGCCACCTCGCAGGGTCGAGCTGTCCGGATGCGCTCGTCGACGCGAACCATCCCGAGGGTCCTCTGATCGCCGAGTTCGGCGGCGAGCGGATCGATACCCCCAATACGCACGGGACGGGCTGCTCGCTCTCCTCCGCGCTCGCGACGGTACAGGCGCGCACTGGTGACTGGCAGCGTTCGCTGGCCGTGGCCAAGGCATGGCTGCGCGGCGCCCTCGAGGCTTCGGGTGAGCTCGAGGTCGGGCACGGCCACGGTCCCGTGCACCACTTCCACCATGCTCAGGCCTCTGTGCCCCTCGCCGAGGGGGAGTTCACGGATTCCCTGTGGGAGGACACGGCGAAGGTGCGGGCGGAGATCGATGCCCTGCCTTTCATTGCGGAGCTGGACGGAGGCACGCTGCCCGAGGCCCACTTCGCGTACTACCTGACTCAGGACGCGCTCTACCTCAATGGCTATTCGCGGGTCCTGGCCCGTGCGAGCGCCCTCGCGCCGAGCGAGGAGGAGCAGGCCTTCTGGGCCGAGGGTGCCCGGGTATGCCTCGCGGTCGAGGCGGAGCTGCACCGCACCTGGCTGTCCCGTCACCCGGTTCAGGCGCACGACGCCGCCGGGCAGCGGCTTCCGGATGTCTCACCTTCCGGTGCCTCTCGTGGTGGCGCCCCACGATCGGGTGCGGACGGCGCGGGGCGTCCGGGCCCCGTGACGAAGGCCTACGTGGACCATCTTCTGGCCGCCTCCGCCTCGGGGAGCTATGCCGTGCTCGCCGCTGCTGCGCTGCCCTGCTACTGGATCTACGCCGAAGTCGGTTCGGCGCTGCACGCGCGGCATGCCGGCCGCCCGGAGTCGGGGAAGCATCCGTACGCCGAGTGGATTGGCACGTACGCGGACGAGGCGTTCGCCGCGTCGACGCGCCGTGCCATCGCGTACACGGATGCGGCCGGCCGGCGGGCGTCAGCCCCCGAGCGCGAGGCGATGCGGGAGGCCTTCATGGCCTCATCCGTCTATGAGCGGGAGTTCTTCGACGCGCCGCGCCGGTATGCGTGA
- the proB gene encoding glutamate 5-kinase — MTTTSEVQVAGREWLPAARRIVVKVGSSSLTTIRGGISEKALAALVDTLAERANMGTEIVLVSSGAIAAGLAPLGLARRPKDLATQQAAASVGQGLLMARYTQAFGAHGVTVSQVLLTADDLVRRTQYKNAHRALEKLLHLGVVPVVNENDTVATHEIRFGDNDRLAALVAHLVHADALVLLSDVDSVYTGPPSEGGTRIGHVRGAGDLDGVRIGSAGKAGVGTGGMATKVEAATIAASSGIPALVTSTSAASRALAGEDVGTWFSVSGRRKPVRLLWLEHLAAVRGTLTLDDGAVRAVADRHRSLLPAGVTAVSGDFEAGDPVEIADQSGHVLARGLVNFSADELPAMLGRSTRDLGREMGPEYERVVVHVDDLVLL; from the coding sequence ATGACGACAACCTCTGAAGTGCAGGTCGCAGGACGTGAGTGGCTGCCTGCTGCGCGTCGCATCGTGGTCAAGGTTGGCTCGTCGTCCCTCACGACTATCCGGGGCGGCATCTCCGAGAAGGCCCTCGCCGCGCTCGTCGACACGCTCGCTGAGCGGGCCAACATGGGCACCGAGATCGTGCTCGTCTCCTCGGGCGCGATCGCTGCGGGGCTTGCGCCGCTGGGCCTCGCCCGCAGGCCCAAAGACCTCGCGACCCAGCAGGCCGCTGCGAGCGTTGGCCAGGGGCTCCTCATGGCCCGGTACACGCAGGCGTTCGGAGCGCACGGCGTCACGGTGAGCCAGGTCCTCCTCACCGCGGATGACCTGGTGCGCCGCACCCAGTACAAGAACGCGCACCGCGCTCTGGAGAAGCTCCTCCACCTCGGGGTGGTCCCCGTGGTCAACGAGAACGACACCGTCGCGACCCACGAGATCCGCTTCGGAGACAACGACCGCCTCGCCGCCCTCGTCGCGCACCTCGTCCACGCGGACGCGCTCGTGCTGCTCTCGGACGTCGACTCCGTGTACACGGGGCCGCCGTCAGAGGGCGGGACCCGGATCGGGCATGTGCGTGGTGCGGGGGACCTCGACGGTGTCCGGATCGGCAGCGCGGGCAAGGCAGGCGTGGGCACGGGCGGCATGGCGACCAAGGTTGAGGCCGCCACGATCGCTGCGAGCTCGGGGATACCTGCCCTCGTGACCTCTACCTCGGCGGCCTCGCGGGCGCTGGCCGGGGAGGACGTCGGGACCTGGTTCAGCGTCAGCGGCCGGCGCAAGCCGGTTCGGCTCCTGTGGCTCGAGCATCTCGCCGCGGTCCGGGGGACCCTGACGCTCGACGACGGCGCGGTGCGGGCCGTCGCGGACCGCCACCGCTCGCTGCTGCCCGCCGGCGTGACGGCCGTGTCCGGGGACTTCGAAGCCGGCGACCCCGTGGAGATCGCGGACCAGTCGGGGCACGTGCTCGCGCGCGGGCTCGTGAACTTTTCCGCGGACGAGCTGCCGGCGATGCTCGGACGCTCCACGAGAGACCTCGGGCGCGAGATGGGGCCGGAGTACGAGCGCGTCGTCGTCCACGTGGACGACCTCGTGCTCCTCTGA
- a CDS encoding DUF4233 domain-containing protein — MAGLTRAQREWRPGMPRKRRSVRVMFASVLLLMEAFVVFFATLVLFGLRGRELGAGAILGGGLGLMVVFILACAVVSRPWGLWVGWVLQLALLALGFFEPMMFLVGAVLLVTWFFTIRTGARLDRENAQRDLEQAEWEREHPGGRDQ; from the coding sequence ATGGCCGGTCTCACGAGGGCCCAGCGCGAATGGCGGCCGGGGATGCCCAGGAAGCGCCGGTCAGTCCGGGTGATGTTCGCCTCGGTGCTGCTCCTGATGGAAGCGTTCGTGGTGTTCTTCGCGACCCTCGTCCTGTTCGGGCTGCGGGGGAGGGAGCTGGGCGCCGGGGCGATCCTCGGCGGCGGGCTCGGGCTCATGGTCGTGTTCATCCTCGCGTGCGCCGTGGTCTCACGGCCGTGGGGCCTCTGGGTGGGATGGGTCCTCCAGCTGGCCCTCCTCGCGCTTGGGTTCTTTGAGCCGATGATGTTCCTCGTCGGGGCGGTGCTGCTCGTCACCTGGTTCTTCACGATCCGCACGGGCGCTCGGCTCGACCGTGAGAACGCCCAGCGCGACCTAGAGCAGGCCGAGTGGGAGCGGGAGCACCCCGGGGGGCGTGATCAGTAG
- the obgE gene encoding GTPase ObgE — protein sequence MASFVDRVVLHVSGGNGGHGCVSVKREKFKPLGGPDGGNGGNGGDVVLRVSHQTTTLLDYHHSPHRNADNGGPGMGDWRAGHSGETLVLPVPDGTVVKSRDGEVLADLVGEGTEFIAAAGGQGGLGNAALSSAKRKAPGFALLGIPGEQGDIVLELKSIADIALVGFPSAGKSSLIAAMSAARPKIADYPFTTLVPNLGVVQAGDVRFTIADVPGLIEGASEGRGLGHDFLRHVERCAAIVHVLDCGTLEADRNPLDDLDVIERELEKYAVDMSYAGVDGEATPLNERPKLVALNKTDLPDGQEMAQMVRPELERRGYRVFEVSATSHAGLRALGFAMAEIVQAARDLLETAPPKVTPTILRPRAVNKTEFTIRREERNLEPLFRVLGDKPEKWVIQTDFTNEEAIGYLADRLNRLGVENELFKVGAKPGDTVVIGEEDGVVFDWEPTMMTGAELLTGPRGTDLRLADWERPTRAEKREDYEDRKAAKAAARDELEAERRAGIWTESSRRRAAGADAAHESTRAAVASEEAAEGDWADDDNL from the coding sequence GTGGCCAGCTTCGTCGACCGTGTGGTCCTCCACGTCTCGGGCGGGAACGGTGGCCACGGCTGCGTCTCGGTCAAGCGGGAGAAATTCAAGCCGCTGGGCGGTCCTGACGGCGGGAACGGTGGGAACGGGGGCGACGTCGTCCTGCGTGTCTCCCACCAGACCACCACGCTGCTCGACTACCACCACTCGCCGCACCGCAACGCCGACAACGGCGGTCCCGGGATGGGCGACTGGCGCGCCGGGCACAGCGGCGAGACGCTCGTGCTGCCGGTACCGGACGGCACCGTCGTCAAGTCCCGCGACGGAGAGGTCCTCGCCGATCTCGTCGGCGAAGGCACCGAGTTCATCGCCGCAGCGGGCGGTCAGGGCGGTCTCGGCAACGCTGCGCTCTCGTCTGCCAAGCGGAAGGCGCCGGGCTTCGCACTCCTGGGCATTCCGGGCGAACAGGGCGACATTGTCCTCGAGCTCAAGTCGATCGCGGACATCGCCCTCGTCGGCTTCCCCTCCGCCGGCAAATCGAGCCTCATCGCCGCGATGTCTGCTGCGCGGCCCAAGATCGCCGACTACCCGTTCACGACGCTCGTGCCGAACCTCGGGGTGGTCCAGGCCGGCGACGTGCGCTTCACCATCGCGGACGTGCCCGGCCTCATCGAAGGTGCCAGCGAGGGCCGCGGCCTCGGCCACGACTTCCTGCGGCACGTCGAGCGGTGCGCGGCGATCGTGCACGTTCTCGACTGCGGGACGCTTGAGGCTGACCGGAACCCCCTCGATGACCTCGATGTGATCGAACGCGAGCTCGAGAAGTACGCGGTCGACATGAGCTACGCGGGCGTCGACGGCGAAGCCACGCCGCTCAACGAGCGGCCCAAGCTCGTAGCCCTGAACAAGACCGACCTCCCGGACGGCCAGGAGATGGCCCAGATGGTCCGCCCGGAGCTGGAGCGGCGGGGCTACCGCGTGTTCGAGGTCTCGGCGACCAGCCACGCGGGGCTCAGGGCGCTTGGCTTTGCGATGGCGGAGATCGTCCAGGCGGCGCGGGACTTGCTCGAGACCGCCCCGCCCAAGGTGACGCCGACGATCCTGCGCCCTCGAGCCGTCAACAAGACGGAGTTCACGATCCGGCGCGAGGAACGCAACCTCGAGCCGCTGTTCCGCGTGCTCGGCGACAAGCCCGAGAAGTGGGTCATCCAGACTGACTTCACCAATGAGGAGGCCATCGGCTATCTCGCCGACCGGCTCAACCGTCTCGGCGTCGAGAACGAGCTCTTCAAGGTCGGGGCAAAGCCGGGAGACACCGTCGTGATCGGCGAGGAGGACGGCGTGGTGTTCGACTGGGAGCCGACCATGATGACGGGCGCCGAGCTGCTCACGGGCCCCCGCGGAACGGACTTGAGGCTCGCTGACTGGGAGCGTCCGACGCGTGCTGAGAAGCGCGAGGACTATGAGGACCGCAAGGCTGCCAAGGCGGCCGCCCGCGATGAGCTGGAAGCCGAGCGGCGCGCCGGGATCTGGACCGAGTCCTCCCGCCGTCGTGCCGCTGGAGCGGATGCGGCCCACGAGTCGACCCGCGCGGCAGTGGCGAGCGAGGAGGCGGCCGAGGGGGATTGGGCCGATGACGACAACCTCTGA